A genomic segment from Colletotrichum higginsianum IMI 349063 chromosome 5, whole genome shotgun sequence encodes:
- a CDS encoding V-type proton ATPase subunit E, translating into MSHQPLTDDQVGQELRKMTAFIKQEAMEKAREIEIKANEEFAIEKSKLVRQETDAIDGQYEKKFKQAQMSQQITRSTVSNKTRLKVLGARQELLDNIFEDARKKLPSATKDKAKYQATLKNLVLEGLYALAEPEVVVRARKADFDAVKKAIDDAVKDYKKEVGKDTAAKVDESNPLPAESAGGVFIIGGKGKIEINNTFEERLNLLQETALPAVRETLFGKNPNRRFTD; encoded by the exons ATGTCGCACCAACCGTTGACCGACGACCAA GTCGGTCAGGAGCTCCGCAAGATGACGGCCTTCATCAAGCAGGAGGCGATGGAGAAGGCCCGCGAGATCGAGATTAAGGCCAATGAGGAGTTCGCAATCGAAAAGTCTAAGCTCGTCCGCCAGGAGACGGATGCCATCGACGGGCAGTACGAGAAGAAGTTCAAGCAGGCCCAGATGTCCCAGCAGATCACCCGCTCCACCGTCTCCAACAAGACGCGCCTCaaggtcctcggcgcccgccaGGAGCTCCTTGACAACATTTTCGAGGACGCCCGCAAGAAGCTGCCCTCCGCCAccaaggacaaggccaagtaccAGGCCACTCTCAAGAACCTGGTCCTAGAGGGTCTctacgccctcgccgagcccgaggtcgtcgtccgcGCGCGGAAAGCCGACTTCGATGCCGTCAAgaaggccatcgacgacgccgtcaaggactACAAGAAGGAGGTTGGCAAGGACACGgccgccaaggtcgacgagtCCAACCCCTTGCCCGCGGAGAG TGCTGGAGGTGTATTCATCATTGGCGGAAAGGGAAAGATTGAAATCAACAACACATTCGAGGAACGCCTAAACCTGCTCCAGGAAACCGCTCTGCCGGCCGTTCGCGAGACCCTGTTTGGAAAGAACCCCAACCGCAGATTCACCGATTAA
- a CDS encoding Duf803 domain-containing protein, with amino-acid sequence MGSLGGISPGGTIAIGIIVGLLSTSVQSLGLTLQRKSHILEDEKGPHEIRRPPYRRGRWQLGMGMFIAANLLGSSVQISTLPLPVLSTLQASGLVFNSICATLILNEPFTRWSLWGTLLVCAGAVLIAIFGAIPAPAHNLQELLELLGRKPFIVWMVMQAFLVLSIAISVDCLDHFTSMSLNSKFRFARGLAYGCISGILSAHSLLVAKSAVELIIKTIADGNNQFVHWQAWVLVLALVILALSQLYYLHRGLKLVSTSVLYPLVFCVYNIIAILDGLIYFKQTDMINPLRACLIALGTAILLAGVLALSWRLSDEQHTPGVGQSSLAPGLGLVEDTEDEEESLLGGGDDLYSLHEEDDPLPATTYSTFHVASGETTPLTPTSKRKKTGRRWQERAEIWGELEDRDTPSPPVSRRRSSTMPDVGESTSLLPHRRGVSNGSSNQLPPPASASEAGPSNESSSLRRPLGRRRRKSTGFPGFTARRRRKSQSNTPTLQDALGGIWKLKWWRSDKGSGGAAVDDGASNPPGSSGSGSIWPVFRDDPPPPPEQGEGDAGVDAGRGRENGSGDRSQDRGRGGRPDDDSLV; translated from the exons ATGGGGTCCCTTGGCGGCATCTCCCCCGGGGGTACAATCGCC ATCGGAATCATCGTCGGACTCTTGTCCACGAGCGTCCAGAGTCTGGGTCTCACCCTCCAGCGGAAGTCCCACATCCTCGAAGACGAAAAGGGCCCGCACGAGATACGCCGGCCTCCGTACCGAAGGGGCAGATGGCAGCTGGGGATGGGCATgttcatcgccgccaacctGCTCGGTAGCTCCGTCCAGATCTCgaccctccctctccctgtGCTCTCGACCCTGCAGGCCTCGGGCCTTGTCTTCAATTCGATATGCGCCACCCTCATCCTCAACGAACCCTTCACGAGGTGGTCGCTCTGGGGCACCTTGCTGGTttgcgccggcgccgtgctgATCGCCATCTTCGGCGCCATTCCCGCGCCTGCTCATAATTTGCaggagctgctggagctgctcGGCCGCAAGCCGTTCATCGTGTGGATGGTCATGCAGGCTTTCCTGGTCCTGTCCATCGCCATCAGCGTCGACTGCCTCGACCACTTTACGAGCATGTCGCTTAACTCCAAGTTCCGCTTCGCCCGTGGTCTTGCCTACGGGTGCATAAGCGGCATCTTGTCGGCGCATTCACTGCTGGTTGCCAAGTCGGCCGTCGAGCTGATCATTAAGACGATCGCGGACGGCAATAATCAGTTTGTCCACTGGCAGGCTTGGGTTCTCGTGCTGGCGCTGGTCATTCTGGCTCTGAGTCAGCTCTACTATCTACATCGTGGTCTAAAGCTCGTTTCGACCTCAGTGCTGTACCCCCTGGTGTTCTGTGTCTACAACATCATTGCGATCCTGGACGGCTTGATATACTTCAAGCAAACGGACATGATCAACCCCCTCCGCGCGTGCCTTATTGCGCTGGGGACCGCGATCCTACTGGCTGGCGTGTTGGCTTTATCCTGGCGCCTTAGCGACGAGCAGCATACACCGGGCGTCGGCCAATCTTCCCTGGCACCCGGCCTCGGCCTAGTGGAGGACACagaagatgaggaggagtctctcttgggcggcggcgacgacctcTACAGCCTCCACGAAGAGGACGACCCGTTGCCTGCAACGACCTACTCGACATTCCACGTGGCGAGCGGCGAGACAACACCGTTGACTCCCACGTCCAAACGCAAGAAGACCGGCAGGAGATGGCAGGAACGCGCCGAGATCTggggcgagctcgaggaccgCGACACGCCTAGCCCGCCCGTGTCGCGCAGGCGCTCCAGCACGATGCCCGACGTCGGCGAATCAACATCCCTCCTCCCGCACCGCCGCGGTGTGAgcaacggcagcagcaaccaacttcccccgcccgcctccgcctcagAAGCCGGGCCCAGTAACGAATCGAGCTCATTACGCCGGCCCTTGGGGCGCAGGCGACGTAAATCCACGGGATTTCCAGGTTTCacggcccgccgccgacgcaaGAGTCAGAGCAACACGCCCACGCTGCAGGATGCGCTGGGCGGCATCTGGAAGCTCAAGTGGTGGCGGTCCGACAAGGGCTCCGGCGGTGCGGCGGTGGACGACGGTGCGAGCAATCCGCCGGGGAGCAGCGGGAGCGGCAGCATATGGCCCGTGTTTCGAGACGaccctccaccgccgccggagcaaggggaaggggacgCTGGAGTTGACGccggaagggggagggagaacggcagcggcgacaGGTCCCAGGATAgagggcgcggcggccgtccGGATGACGATTCGCTTGTATGA